A window of Aricia agestis chromosome 3, ilAriAges1.1, whole genome shotgun sequence contains these coding sequences:
- the LOC121740355 gene encoding uncharacterized protein LOC121740355, with the protein MDNNPKPMKDFKPVETVDNAADQFRKTQQAQYESMERASRDRVLIVENHNQACPRLQDELQKRLSISRVTAESCAPKISACRKSTSRLQLGNTKSRRKNTKNNSTRTKIEKGTKRKNSNRKNNLKNLIGTCPQCLSKLRKAKQTPFRINRSIQNIFTAKEFDKSYSDDDAALLMIVEGRTKAKDSLSVASSQYPDTSNQSLASYHSFDSMDKEPMV; encoded by the exons atggacaACAACCCAAAGCCAATGAAGGATTTCAAACCAGTAGAG ACGGTGGACAATGCTGCGGACCAGTTTAGAAAGACTCAGCAGGCTCAATATGAGTCCATGGAGCGGGCCAGTCGGGACAGAGTCCTGATTGTAGAAAACCATAACCAGGCCTGTCCCCGACTCCAAGATGAGCTGCAGAAACGCCTTTCCATTTCAAGG GTAACAGCAGAGTCGTGCGCGCCAAAAATAAGCGCCTGCAGAAAGTCGACTAGCCGCCTACAGTTAGGAAACACTAAATCCAGGCGCAAAAACACGAAAAATAACAGCACAcgtacaaaaattgaaaaaggaACGAAGAGGAAAAATTCAAATcgaaaaaataatcttaaaaatcTGATTGGCACCTGCCCACAATGCCTGTCCAAGTTAAGAAAAGCAAAGCAAACACCCTTCCGTATTAACCGTtcgatacaaaatatatttacggcTAAAGAATTTGATAAGTCGTATTCTGATGACGATGCTGCATTACTGATGATCGTAGAAGGGAGAACTAAAGCTAAGGATAGCCTCTCAGTTGCATCTTCGCAATATCCAGACACTAGTAACCAATCCTTAGCCAGCTACCACTCTTTTGACTCCATGGATAAGGAACCTATGGTCTAA